One Peromyscus eremicus chromosome 17, PerEre_H2_v1, whole genome shotgun sequence genomic window, CACATATGCTTGTGTATTGCTGTTTTAGAAGGAAGATCTGGAACCCCAAGAAcagcttccctctcctccttcaccCCCCACTTCCCAGGTTGATGCCGCTATTGGGCTGCTAATGCCTCCTCTCCAGACGCCTGATAATCTCTCGGTGTTCTGTGACCACAATTACACTGTGGAGGACACAATGCACCAGAGGAAGAGGATTCACCAGCTGGAGCAGCAGGTGGAAAAGCTCAGGAAGAAACTCAAGACTGCCCAGCAGCGATGCCGGAGgcaggagagacagctggaaaaGCTCAAGGAGGTTGTGCatttccagagagagaaagatgatgCGTCCGAGAGGGGCTATGTAGTTCTCCCACATGACTACTTCGAAATTGTTGAAGTGCCAGCATGAAGAGACAAGACTACATGCTCTCTTTTAGCCTACACACAGGAGTTCATTTGAAAAACTAGCACTTGATTACTTGtataaaaaaatcagaatatttttttaaaataaagtagttATATACTgtaaaattgtaatttttttgtttgtaatttcagagtttttacattttaacaaaatatttaaaaaaaaaacttagaccACCAGTATGATGTTGTATATTGTTTTCAAGATGGTGGATTGTTTTTCATTTGAGTATTTatagaaataatgtaaaaatgaaaagtagagaGGATAATGGTTTAGTAAAGATGATTTAAGTTTCAAAGTTAATGTCCTTTATTGAGAGAACTTATTTAAATCAGAAGTGTAAGAGATCATAGGACAGCCTCTCAGAATATAGAGATGTACATACACATTTGTATTTATAGTCAgagcttcatttatttttctcaatcACTTGTCAAAAATGAAATGTCAAGTCAATATTTGAGGAAAACTATTTTGCTGTCTTCAGAAGAGTCATTCCATATTTAATTACTAACTTCATAAAG contains:
- the Thap1 gene encoding THAP domain-containing protein 1 isoform X1 is translated as MVQSCSAYGCKNRYDKDKPVSFHKFPLTRPSLCKQWEAAVRRKNFKPTKYSSICSEHFTPDCFKRECNNKLLKENAVPTIFLCTEPHDKKEDLEPQEQLPSPPSPPTSQVDAAIGLLMPPLQTPDNLSVFCDHNYTVEDTMHQRKRIHQLEQQVEKLRKKLKTAQQRCRRQERQLEKLKEVVHFQREKDDASERGYVVLPHDYFEIVEVPA
- the Thap1 gene encoding THAP domain-containing protein 1 isoform X2; the encoded protein is MVQSCSAYGCKNRYDKDKPVSFHKRKIWNPKNSFPLLLHPPLPRLMPLLGC